From a region of the Gossypium raimondii isolate GPD5lz chromosome 10, ASM2569854v1, whole genome shotgun sequence genome:
- the LOC105778142 gene encoding uncharacterized protein LOC105778142, whose protein sequence is MEQNLPVITKRVWSIVRALLFMMRKGIFSKKKFMVDLNMVLKRGKIAGAKAIGNLMFHHHHRQVSPKCSMDVSTAAVAKAAVQEYEFSCSNTPNYTFPFNLAAKKKNGGIHNYYHHFFGCAHAPPTHEDDMVTMNAVKVVLEMLNNNDNTMMEATVAASPMLPGFGQTPLARQLRITDSPFPLRDVDEDNGYVDKAAEDFINRFYKNLRQQDKRLSEL, encoded by the coding sequence ATGGAGCAAAATTTGCCAGTGATCACCAAAAGAGTGTGGAGCATTGTGAGGGCACTTCTTTTCATGATGAGAAAAGGGATTTTCTCAAAGAAAAAGTTCATGGTTGATCTCAACATGGTGCTTAAACGTGGCAAAATCGCCGGCGCCAAAGCCATTGGCAACCTCATGTTCCACCATCACCACCGCCAAGTCTCACCCAAGTGTTCCATGGATGTGTCCACGGCGGCGGTGGCCAAAGCAGCAGTCCAAGAGTACGAGTTCAGCTGCAGCAACACCCCCAACTACACCTTCCCTTTCAACCTCGCCGCCAAGAAGAAGAACGGCGGCATTCACAACTACTACCACCACTTCTTCGGGTGCGCCCATGCTCCTCCTACCCACGAAGACGACATGGTGACCATGAACGCCGTGAAGGTTGTCTTGGAGATGCTTAACAACAACGACAACACCATGATGGAAGCTACTGTTGCTGCATCCCCTATGTTACCAGGGTTCGGACAAACCCCATTGGCCAGGCAACTTAGGATAACCGACTCCCCATTTCCGTTAAGGGATGTTGATGAAGACAACGGCTACGTAGACAAAGCTGCGGAGGATTTCATTAACAGGTTTTACAAGAATTTAAGGCAGCAAGATAAGAGACTGTCCGAGTTGTAA
- the LOC105778702 gene encoding uncharacterized protein LOC105778702: MAPHADAFTRSNNFPKPPRLSNDSLHRTTSDISFQLSKEALDNYKEAAPVDVDENELPPISEVEDAKCECCGMSEECTPEYIDRVRNKYLGKWICGLCAEAVKEEKEKTGGKIEEALSAHMNRCAKFNKFGREYPALLTAEAMRDILRKGSRLEGKSLRAKTFSHRDNKGAQNKGGIARSSSCIPAIIREMNDLTVAN, translated from the coding sequence ATGGCACCACATGCAGACGCTTTCACCAGGAGCAACAACTTCCCCAAGCCACCACGACTCTCAAACGACAGCCTCCACCGTACCACATCCGATATCTCTTTTCAACTCAGCAAGGAAGCGCTTGATAATTATAAAGAAGCAGCACCGGTAGACGTAGATGAAAACGAGCTCCCGCCTATATCCGAAGTGGAAGATGCCAAGTGCGAATGTTGTGGGATGAGTGAAGAGTGCACCCCAGAGTACATCGACCGAGTCCGCAACAAGTACTTGGGGAAATGGATATGTGGGTTATGTGCTGAGGCAGtgaaagaagaaaaggagaaaacgGGAGGGAAGATAGAGGAAGCTTTGAGTGCACATATGAATAGGTGTGCTAAGTTCAACAAGTTTGGGAGGGAGTATCCAGCTTTGTTGACAGCTGAAGCCATGAGGGATATTTTGAGGAAGGGTTCCAGATTGGAAGGCAAAAGTCTTAGGGCTAAAACTTTTAGCCATAGGGACAATAAAGGAGCTCAAAACAAAGGTGGGATTGCAAGGAGTTCCAGTTGCATTCCAGCAATCATAAGGGAGATGAATGATCTCACTGTTGCAAACTGA